A section of the Papio anubis isolate 15944 chromosome 4, Panubis1.0, whole genome shotgun sequence genome encodes:
- the LOC110742820 gene encoding extensin-like — MTPAATLGVTLADAPPSPSHPPPRPPLALPPPMARRSAPRATSERARTRQSPPAGRAPRRHWLPRPSIRSRPSYHPPSAPLHPAPLPCHRGTRSTKGAAASPFTAISNPGPPSAALPSTETGAATAQGYLSPAELHPNEAPTPHSGALNSRPRPGVWRQHVALPWRRRPSPLTVNRFVTSQSRAGRHSADYAVAEAWAGGSAAVCCARAMRLSVWTSSGFYDHK; from the coding sequence ATGACGCCCGCGGCGACCTTGGGGGTCACCCTTGCGGACGCACCGCCCTCTCCCTCACATCCGCCGCCGCGCCCGCCCCTCGCTCTACCACCGCCAATGGCGCGTCGCTCCGCGCCCCGCGCGACCTCGGAGCGCGCTCGTACCCGCCAATCTCCGCCCGCCGGGCGGGCCCCGCGGCGCCATTGGCTACCGCGGCCATCCATCAGGTCCCGTCCCTCCTACCACCCTCCGTCAGCCCCACTCCATCCAGCTCCACTCCCCTGTCACCGCGGCACCCGCAGCACCAAGGGCGCGGCGGCCTCGCCCTTTACCGCGATCTCCAACCCCGGGCCGCCAAGCGCCGCGCTACCCAGCACCGAGACGGGCGCAGCGACAGCGCAAGGTTACCTGTCTCCGGCTGAGCTCCACCCGAATGAGGCGCCGACACCCCACTCCGGGGCTCTAAACTCTCGGCCCCGCCCTGGCGTATGGCGTCAACACGTAGCCCTCCCCTGGAGAAGAAGGCCCTCCCCTCTTACAGTGAACCGATTCGTGACGTCACAGAGCCGCGCCGGACGTCACAGCGCCGACTACGCAGTTGCGGAAGCTTGGGCCGGCGGGAGCGCAGCTGTTTGCTGCGCTAGAGCGATGAGATTGAGTGTATGGACTTCCAGCGGCTTCTACGATCATAA